TTGAGGAGGACGGCCGAACTTGCCTCATTCTTCCCATCGGGCAGTTCCTTGGCGGCTCCAGTGCGAGCTTCGTCTCGCACCTTCTGGAGCGGGTTCAACCTCTTCGGCTGATCAACTTTGGCGATCTTCAGGGCCTTATCTTCCCCACGGCGGAGAACACATGCCATGTGTTCGTCGGCAAACGTCGCGAGCGGGTGTTGCCGCGGCAGATCCCGTTCCGCGAGACCTTTGATTACCTCGTACCGAAGGCCGATCTGAGCCTCGCGCTCGGCCGCCTCACGATGCAGTCGGCTGACCGGCATATCCTGCAGACACGGTCGGTCGCCGAAGACCCGCAGCTCCTCGTCACCAATATGTGGGGCGACGCCAGCGATCTCGCAATCTGGACGCGCCTGTCGCTTCGCGGGACCTTCGCCGACTTCTGGAAAGGTCAACGCGACGAGCGGCGTTGGGTCTATCGCAAAGGCATCCACCTCAAGGACAAAAGCCGCGAGGCGGTCAGCTCAGCCCCGCTTCGTGACCTGCCCTTCGTACCGATCACGGCGTTGAGCGCGGGTTCCCCAGTCCTGCACCCCGATCTCCTGAGGCCGTGGCCATCCAACCACTCGACCGTAGTCGGCCTGAACGAGGCCGTGCTGGCGGTGTTCGATGGCCCGAGAGTTCTCTTCCCGGACGGCTTCTCCAAGGAGGAGCAGAATATCAGGGCCGCCTACTATGACGCCCCCGCCAGCTTCACGCACAGCGTTGGCGTAATCGCGTCAAAGACGAAGGACGACGCGAGGCTCCTTCAGTTCGCCGCCGTCTATCTACGATCCACCCTCGCGCGCTACTTCCTGATGATGCGCGGCTGGAAGATGCTGTGTGAACGTAACGGCGTTCACCTAGCCGATGTCGAAACTTTTCCCTTCTTCCCGCCCGAGAGCGCGCCAAACGTCGAAATGGCGCAAGCTGCCCTCGCGCAGGTTGGCGAGCACCTCGAAGCATTGCGACAGCTGCCGGAACTCGAGCAGGGTCCGCGCTATGGTCAGATCCGGGACGATCTCGACGACGCGGTGTTCGACTATTTCGAGCTGACCGATCCCGAGCGCAAACTAATCCGCGAGACCGTTAAGGTCCTGATGCCCTCAATCCGGCCTCGTAGCTTCAAGAGCCTGGACACGCCGGCACAGCATCTCGCCGATGCAGGCGATTTCAAGATCTACGCTCAAGCCCTGGCCGACTCCCTGACCTCGTGGCGCAATCGCACCAAGGGCCAGGGCCGGTTCCTTGTCGATGTAGTCGCCAGCGACCCAGAGCGCGCAGGACCGTCGGGAATCGTTCGGATCACTTACGATCAGAACATCACGGAAGCGCCCGTCATCAATACTGACGTTAGCGACGAGCTCGTGCTGCAAACTTTAGCGCAGCTGCGGGCCGCAGGGCTACGTGCGATCCCGTCGGGCGACTTCCTGACCTTGGTTCCAGACGCTCATCTGTGGATTGACGGGGCTCTTTACCTTGTGCGGCCGCTCATGCATCGGAGTTGGACGATCCGTCAGGCGATGCGCGATGCCGAGCAGATCGTCCGGAGAGTGCAAGCGCGCGCTTCACGCGAGAAGTCCGAGGTAAGTTCGTGACTTCGGCCGACGACTGGCGCACCGCCTTCCCAATTCAGCCCGCCACC
This sequence is a window from Methylobacterium sp. SyP6R. Protein-coding genes within it:
- a CDS encoding N-6 DNA methylase yields the protein MIPVAVQGWLERLGYTAEPGLLHVRGEGVPETHPYALEIKALLKPDGAVRAQAVFDVEGVPTVVFIEEDGRLLGPRGLDDARKRIWNQNLATVVIEVRGDEALALPARKLKKAGERLRLSDARPDGPFSAQDVATANLSRREPKWFEVQARVDRKLLFNLSTAVKNLTAEGLDRAPEKDRRRLAELLMGQVLFVSYLEHREIVGPTYRERRSVAQLHELVASSDRGGVRTLIDRLRADFNGDFLGDDRHDPWAALSADGFDILNQFLRRTDMETGQGDFWNYDFSYIPVELLSGLYEKFLTPEQQAKEGAYYTPRNLAMLAVGQAFLTSDNPLEETIFDGACGSGILLTTAYRRLIALTEAHKGRPLSFTERGKLLKLRIFGGDINFMACRVTAFSLYLSLLEGLDPADILEAQEREGAKLPPLQNSNLAHGHEHGDFFRQSHRFADKRFSLIISNPPWAEPEGQSEITADTWAKDAGAPFVRRQIAGAYALRALDFLEEDGRTCLILPIGQFLGGSSASFVSHLLERVQPLRLINFGDLQGLIFPTAENTCHVFVGKRRERVLPRQIPFRETFDYLVPKADLSLALGRLTMQSADRHILQTRSVAEDPQLLVTNMWGDASDLAIWTRLSLRGTFADFWKGQRDERRWVYRKGIHLKDKSREAVSSAPLRDLPFVPITALSAGSPVLHPDLLRPWPSNHSTVVGLNEAVLAVFDGPRVLFPDGFSKEEQNIRAAYYDAPASFTHSVGVIASKTKDDARLLQFAAVYLRSTLARYFLMMRGWKMLCERNGVHLADVETFPFFPPESAPNVEMAQAALAQVGEHLEALRQLPELEQGPRYGQIRDDLDDAVFDYFELTDPERKLIRETVKVLMPSIRPRSFKSLDTPAQHLADAGDFKIYAQALADSLTSWRNRTKGQGRFLVDVVASDPERAGPSGIVRITYDQNITEAPVINTDVSDELVLQTLAQLRAAGLRAIPSGDFLTLVPDAHLWIDGALYLVRPLMHRSWTIRQAMRDAEQIVRRVQARASREKSEVSS